CAGAGGTGTGTTCGATAAAAATAGTCGACTTCCCCATTTTAGAAGTGTTTAGACATGATTATGATAGGCAATAATATCTAATTAAAAAACGCATAATAACGCGCGACTCTCAAGTAAAAATAGAACgtaaaatttcataatattgagttatttttgtttaaatattgtatttgtataaattaagGTAGGTATGTACCTGCATCAGCCCCAccgaaaatgtttatatagtGACTCTCCTTCCATtaccaataaataaacaaaaattgtgaACTGAAATCGGTTCTTTGTTTATAGAATATTCGTAGAGCTGAATTATTTATTCCAAACTACTAACATGCCCTTAGTATTGAGCAGCGTTCTTGTGGATCTCAAACCCtgtttattcaaatatttaaaattgttttcggaacttttgttcctttttctacaactttgtattttaattttaatatctATTCAAAAGTTCAGGTtctaaaacatatttaaattccaCTTATATCCAGTCCATATCCGTTAACCCCCGAATcgcaaataatatattaaatagaaaatGGTTTGCTGACTCACCTTTGCACTCATTGGCTTCCTTGGCGGTGGCTCTGGCCCAGGGACGATCGAAGTGGAATGGCTTGCAGCGTTCGCAATCCCTTCCAGCGGTATTGTGGCTGCACTCACAGTTCAGCTGCCCACTGGCGTCCGTGGAGCACTTGGAGGCGTGTCCATTGCACTTACACCGTCCTCCCACCGAAAAGTCCGAGATGGCATAGTGCAATCCACTGCCGGATGTTGCCACATCCCCACCGAGATTCGCCTCAATATTATTGCCAGCGGGTCCATTGGTCAGGGGCACACTGTACTTGCCGCTGGCCAAATccgctgctcctccggcttcCAATGAGAGCAGGGCCTGCGGATCGGGGCGTTGGAGGCGATGGAACACCACCCGGATATCGGTGGCCGTCACCCAGTCCTGCAGCACCGGCGAGGAGTCCAGATCCCGAGACGATGGGCGTCCCTCCAGTGTGCTGAAGGCAATCCTGGAGACCAGTGGTCTGGTGACATCGCTGCAGCGGGCCTCGTGCTCGTTGTGGCGTCCAGTGGATTGGCGGGCGGGACGTCCGAAAAGCCGGCGGCACTGGGAGCTAAAGAACTGGAATGGCTGCCAGCTGAGCCCGTGATCGGTGCTCTTGTAGATCACCATCGAATCGGGACGCGGAGCGTGCGGGCACAGCTGTAGGATCACATAGGTCAGCTCGAACTTCTTGCCCAGCGAGAGGGTCAAGGTCACGTTGTCCCCACTTCCGGTCACCGGCTCACTGCGCCAGCAGGTCACATTATTCGAGTTGTTTAAATCGGTCAGCGAGCGGGCTGGAAAGCTGCGCAACGGATCCGCCATGTCGCAGGTGTGGCAGGAGCGCTCGTGATCCTGGTACTCGCAGTACCGCTGCGCACCCGACGATCCGCACGTGGAACTGGCCACCACTGGGGCATCGTAGGCGGCGTTCACAAAGTCCGGAATGCAGGCGCGTGGCTCGTGCGCTTTATTGTAGCACGGATCGTCCGGCGGCGCCTGTTGCGAAAACATCTTGAAGTAGACGTCATTGGAGATGCACTGGATGAGGCTGAACCCGGTGGTtcccagcagcaggagcaagaTTCCACGGATCATGTTTGGGGGTTCAGTGGCTTGCTTAATTCGCCAATATTGTattgttggtttttaaaatCACTCAATTTctttcaaaacaaaacgaaatctTCAGCtttttcagttaaaaaaaaaacgcactGGATAATGTATGATTACgtagttttaaaataataaattttaaaccGTTCTGTAGTTTTAGAAATAGCtaatttttggtatttaattgtttcgccaaatcacaaataaaaatacctTGAAATTTTCGAAACCGTTTACAAGTTGTAGACTTTAAACAAGAACTCCAAATTCTGTGATTTTTAATAGTTTGAAAAATTCACCAGAGTCgcactaaacaaaaaaattagtCTATTGCCAATAGTTTTGAAGTTAACACATTTAGACCACtcaaaaaaattcgaaatcgCCGCTTTGGCAGCCGTTTGCGCAGGCGTTTTTGAAGCGCGCGTCGCGTCTCAAATCTCCAGCCACTCGAATCCGCAAATCTCCAATCCAAAATCTCAAATCGCGTCGTTCAAATCGCCGTTCGTTCGGCGGCGTTCGGTTCGTAACGTCAAGTCGGGCTGCTTGTCCACAGGCGACTGTGTGTTCGTTTTCGTTCGTCGCTcgttttttcggtttttcggtTTCCCGCGAGGTGTCGTCTGcacgtgcgtgtgtgcgtgtgggtgactgtgtgtgtgtgtttgtggtgACCGCGCTTGAGATCGCCGCCCGCAACATGTTGCTCCAttatgttgctgatgctgcgctgccacaacaacaacacaccgctctctctctcacacTCTCTCTCTTCAGACACATCTCGCTCTCAGTCACATGTGAGAGTTGCGCAGTTCGGTCGCAACATTTGTTGCTTTGCTGGCgctgcaattattttatttttattgccactcGGCGACACATTTTGTTGCCGGTTTGTCGGCAAATAGCCactgttttgtttgccgtcgcttgtttttgttgacttGGCCGCACAAACGGGGCCACACAGCAAATCCAAACATTTTGTCCACTTTATGGAGAGATAACTGTTTTTTCAGCAGAAAAAAGCCATGTATATCAATTAATCGTGTAGAATTTAAGTAGCGCCAAGAAACCCGAAAACAAATCTATTTTCACAGAACTTATTGTtcattattcaaataaatcgATAAAGAAGTTGGAAAAATCACAACTCAATATTATTACCAGTCCGAAACGAATTCGAAGTTTGGAAAACACAccgaaaatccaataaaacGATTCGATGTTTTCCAGTTTAATCA
This Drosophila simulans strain w501 chromosome X, Prin_Dsim_3.1, whole genome shotgun sequence DNA region includes the following protein-coding sequences:
- the LOC6725952 gene encoding netrin-A isoform X1: MIRGILLLLLGTTGFSLIQCISNDVYFKMFSQQAPPDDPCYNKAHEPRACIPDFVNAAYDAPVVASSTCGSSGAQRYCEYQDHERSCHTCDMADPLRSFPARSLTDLNNSNNVTCWRSEPVTGSGDNVTLTLSLGKKFELTYVILQLCPHAPRPDSMVIYKSTDHGLSWQPFQFFSSQCRRLFGRPARQSTGRHNEHEARCSDVTRPLVSRIAFSTLEGRPSSRDLDSSPVLQDWVTATDIRVVFHRLQRPDPQALLSLEAGGAADLASGKYSVPLTNGPAGNNIEANLGGDVATSGSGLHYAISDFSVGGRCKCNGHASKCSTDASGQLNCECSHNTAGRDCERCKPFHFDRPWARATAKEANECKECNCNKHARQCRFNMEIFRLSQGVSGGVCQNCRHSTTGRNCHQCKEGFYRDATKPLTHRKVCKACECHPIGSSGKICNSTSGQCPCKDGVTGLTCNRCARGYQQSRSHIAPCIKQPPRMINMLDTQNTAPEPDEPESSPGSGGDRNGAAGMAAQSQYYRTEGGRECGKCRVSTKRLNLNKFCKRDYAIMAKVIGRDTSSEAVSREAQRRAMDPDVADYEMDQVQPGSARSPITGEYEFQAADYPNPNPRGSEMERFDLQIQAVFKRSRPGESSGAGNVYGMPNTTLKRGPMTWIIPTKDLECRCPKIRVNRSYLILGRDSEAPPGYLGIGPHSIVIEWKEDWYRRMKRFQRRARTCA
- the LOC6725952 gene encoding netrin-A isoform X2, which codes for MIRGILLLLLGTTGFSLIQCISNDVYFKMFSQQAPPDDPCYNKAHEPRACIPDFVNAAYDAPVVASSTCGSSGAQRYCEYQDHERSCHTCDMADPLRSFPARSLTDLNNSNNVTCWRSEPVTGSGDNVTLTLSLGKKFELTYVILQLCPHAPRPDSMVIYKSTDHGLSWQPFQFFSSQCRRLFGRPARQSTGRHNEHEARCSDVTRPLVSRIAFSTLEGRPSSRDLDSSPVLQDWVTATDIRVVFHRLQRPDPQALLSLEAGGAADLASGKYSVPLTNGPAGNNIEANLGGDVATSGSGLHYAISDFSVGGRCKCNGHASKCSTDASGQLNCECSHNTAGRDCERCKPFHFDRPWARATAKEANECKECNCNKHARQCRFNMEIFRLSQGVSGGVCQNCRHSTTGRNCHQCKEGFYRDATKPLTHRKVCKACECHPIGSSGKICNSTSGQCPCKDGVTGLTCNRCARGYQQSRSHIAPCIKQPPRMINMLDTQNTAPEPDEPESSPGSGGDRNGAAGMAAQSQYYRTEGGRGKMRQMQSQHQKAKPKQVLQKRLRNNGKSNWSRYEQRGGQQGSSTARNGSRRGGLRNGPGAAGVGPIPDHGGVRVSGGGLSQSQSQRQRNGALRSADPGRLQAQQARRKQRRGERVRNAEYNPKTRSYDLDHTD